In Streptomyces sp. NBC_00414, a single window of DNA contains:
- a CDS encoding NAD(P)/FAD-dependent oxidoreductase — protein sequence MSSTENADSASDTDSTPPAPYAPPTAPSPRAPRTTVNGGISFWYAEDGLPFPRESLPGDASADVVIVGGGYTGLWTAYYLKKAAPFLRITVLEQKFCGYGASGRNGGWLYNGIAGRDRYVRLHGHEAAVRLQEAMNATVAEVVRVAAEENIEADIHQGGVLEVACTPAQMSRLKTFHDTELSYGEEDRELYGARETADRVRVADAVGSTWTPHGARLHPVKLLKGLAAAVEALGVTIHESTPVTEIRPKRAVTPYGTVRAPYILRCTEGFTASLKGQKRTWLPMNSSMIATEPLTPAQWESVGWEGRETLGDMAHAYMYAQRTADDRIALGGRGVPYRYGSRTDNDGRTQASTVEALRELLVRLFPQLSGIAVAHAWSGVLGVPRDWCASVTLDRSTGLGWAGGYVGSGVATANLAARTLRDLVQRDSGQSGATDLTTLPWVEHKVRKWEPEPFRWLGVHGMYATYRAADRREVTTHAAQSSRIARIADRVAGR from the coding sequence ATGAGCAGCACGGAGAACGCGGACAGCGCGTCCGACACGGACAGCACACCCCCCGCGCCTTACGCGCCCCCCACGGCCCCGTCACCACGCGCGCCCCGCACCACCGTCAACGGCGGCATATCGTTCTGGTACGCCGAGGACGGCCTTCCCTTCCCCCGGGAGTCCCTCCCGGGTGACGCGAGCGCCGACGTGGTGATCGTCGGCGGCGGCTACACCGGGCTGTGGACCGCGTACTACCTCAAGAAGGCCGCGCCCTTCCTGCGGATCACCGTCCTGGAGCAGAAGTTCTGCGGCTACGGCGCCTCCGGCCGCAACGGCGGCTGGCTCTACAACGGCATCGCGGGCCGCGACCGGTACGTGCGCCTGCACGGCCACGAGGCCGCCGTGCGCCTCCAGGAGGCCATGAACGCCACGGTCGCCGAGGTCGTCAGGGTCGCCGCGGAGGAGAACATCGAGGCGGACATCCACCAGGGAGGCGTACTCGAAGTCGCGTGCACGCCCGCCCAGATGTCCCGCCTCAAGACCTTCCACGACACGGAACTCTCGTACGGGGAGGAGGACCGCGAGCTGTACGGCGCGCGCGAGACCGCGGACCGGGTCCGGGTCGCGGACGCCGTCGGTTCCACCTGGACCCCGCACGGCGCCCGGCTGCACCCGGTCAAGCTGCTCAAGGGCCTCGCGGCGGCCGTGGAGGCACTCGGCGTCACGATCCACGAGTCGACACCCGTCACCGAGATCAGACCGAAGCGCGCCGTCACCCCGTACGGAACGGTCCGCGCCCCCTACATCCTGCGCTGCACGGAGGGCTTCACGGCCTCCCTCAAGGGCCAGAAGCGCACCTGGCTCCCCATGAACTCGTCGATGATCGCCACCGAGCCGCTGACGCCCGCCCAGTGGGAGTCGGTCGGCTGGGAGGGCCGGGAGACCCTCGGCGACATGGCCCACGCCTACATGTACGCCCAGCGCACCGCCGACGACCGGATCGCGCTCGGTGGCCGTGGAGTTCCGTACCGTTACGGTTCCCGTACGGACAACGACGGCCGTACGCAGGCGTCGACGGTCGAGGCGCTGCGCGAACTTCTCGTCCGCCTCTTCCCCCAGCTCTCGGGCATCGCCGTGGCGCACGCCTGGTCGGGTGTGCTCGGCGTACCGCGCGACTGGTGCGCGTCGGTCACCCTCGACCGCTCCACGGGCCTCGGCTGGGCGGGCGGCTACGTGGGCTCCGGAGTGGCCACGGCCAATCTCGCCGCCCGCACGCTCCGGGACCTGGTCCAGCGGGACTCGGGTCAGTCGGGCGCCACCGACCTCACCACACTCCCCTGGGTCGAACACAAGGTCCGCAAGTGGGAACCCGAACCTTTCCGCTGGCTCGGGGTACACGGCATGTACGCGACGTATCGAGCCGCCGACCGCCGCGAAGTCACCACCCATGCCGCACAGTCGTCCCGGATCGCGCGTATCGCCGACCGGGTCGCGGGCCGCTGA
- a CDS encoding alpha/beta hydrolase → MSTAVMDTVRYSSDGQLLDIHRAAAPDAPTVLLWHGRGPAERDVLGALAAEVARLGATVIVPDWHPDAPDGGRPQLAASLRFTWDFVRDPAEVVLVGWSLGGRAAMATALRPDPPEGWRPAAVVGISARYNQPEPLLGLPSPMAVCASAPPLPIHLVHGREDTVCDFANAGEFQSVLAACGRQAPLTELTTDHPGAVMAEYSPEWGRCRPAHSGSAHREGLRTARVIARAAGLPTQKVRATE, encoded by the coding sequence ATGAGCACCGCAGTCATGGACACCGTCCGCTACTCGTCCGACGGTCAGCTCCTCGACATCCATCGCGCCGCCGCCCCGGACGCCCCGACGGTCCTGCTCTGGCACGGCCGCGGCCCCGCCGAACGGGACGTCCTGGGCGCGCTGGCGGCGGAGGTCGCCCGCCTCGGCGCCACCGTGATAGTCCCCGACTGGCACCCGGACGCCCCCGACGGCGGCCGTCCCCAGCTCGCCGCGTCGCTCCGCTTCACCTGGGACTTCGTACGCGACCCGGCGGAGGTCGTCCTCGTCGGCTGGTCCCTGGGCGGGCGCGCCGCGATGGCCACGGCCCTGCGGCCGGACCCGCCGGAGGGCTGGCGCCCGGCCGCCGTGGTCGGCATCTCGGCCCGCTACAACCAGCCCGAACCCCTCCTCGGCCTGCCCTCCCCCATGGCCGTCTGCGCCTCCGCGCCGCCCCTCCCCATCCACCTGGTGCACGGCAGGGAGGACACGGTGTGCGACTTCGCCAACGCGGGCGAGTTCCAGTCGGTCCTGGCCGCCTGCGGCCGCCAGGCCCCGCTCACGGAACTCACCACGGACCACCCGGGCGCGGTCATGGCCGAGTACTCCCCGGAATGGGGCCGCTGCCGCCCGGCCCACTCGGGCTCGGCCCACCGGGAGGGCCTGCGCACGGCCCGGGTCATCGCCCGGGCGGCCGGCCTCCCCACGCAGAAGGTCCGGGCCACCGAGTGA
- a CDS encoding aminoglycoside phosphotransferase family protein codes for MKVGFGRLLERGGRFLEQWGLRQEGAPMSGQVSVVLPVVRGDGTPAVLKLQDVDEETAGEGPALRTWGGDGAVRLLDEDAATGTLLLERLDEDRPLADVPDVMKATSILAGLLARITAVPAPAGLRRLDSVTAGMFERLPPVLESLAAEDDRRLLADCAAAVREVAGEPGDRLLHWDLHFENVLAADREPWLVIDPKPLAGDPCFDLLPALWNRFEEGMFTRRFDLMTEVLGVDRGRARAWTLGRVLQNSLWQVEEGEGLDEEQVAIALLLLGR; via the coding sequence GTGAAGGTGGGATTTGGGCGGCTGCTGGAGCGGGGCGGACGGTTCCTGGAGCAGTGGGGGCTGCGTCAGGAGGGGGCGCCGATGAGCGGGCAGGTCTCGGTCGTGCTGCCGGTGGTGCGCGGCGACGGGACACCGGCCGTACTGAAGCTGCAGGACGTCGATGAGGAGACGGCCGGTGAGGGGCCGGCGCTGCGGACCTGGGGCGGCGACGGGGCCGTACGGCTGCTGGACGAGGACGCGGCGACCGGCACGCTGCTGCTGGAACGGCTCGACGAGGACCGGCCGTTGGCCGATGTGCCGGATGTGATGAAGGCGACGTCGATCCTGGCCGGGCTGCTGGCGCGGATCACGGCTGTGCCCGCGCCGGCGGGTCTGCGGCGGCTGGACTCCGTCACCGCGGGCATGTTCGAGCGGCTGCCCCCGGTGCTGGAGTCCCTCGCGGCGGAGGACGACCGGCGGCTGCTCGCGGACTGCGCGGCGGCCGTGCGCGAGGTCGCGGGCGAGCCGGGGGACCGGCTGCTGCACTGGGATCTGCACTTCGAGAACGTCCTCGCCGCCGACCGCGAACCCTGGCTCGTCATCGACCCGAAGCCGCTCGCCGGTGATCCCTGCTTCGATCTGCTGCCCGCCCTCTGGAACCGGTTCGAGGAGGGGATGTTCACGCGCCGCTTCGACCTGATGACGGAGGTGCTGGGGGTGGATCGGGGACGGGCGCGCGCCTGGACCTTGGGGCGGGTGCTTCAGAACTCGCTGTGGCAGGTCGAGGAGGGGGAGGGGCTGGACGAGGAGCAGGTGGCCATCGCGTTGCTGTTGTTGGGGCGTTGA
- a CDS encoding ABC transporter ATP-binding protein, with protein MATVSFNKATRIYPGGDKPAVDQLELDVADGEFLVLVGPSGCGKSTSLRMLAGLEDVNGGSIHIGDRDVTHLPPKDRDIAMVFQNYALYPHMTVADNMGFALKIAGINKAEIRQKVEDAAKILDLTEYLGRKPKALSGGQRQRVAMGRAIVREPQVFLMDEPLSNLDAKLRVSTRTQIASLQRRLGITTVYVTHDQVEAMTMGDRVAVLKDGLLQQVDSPRNMYDRPANLFVAGFIGSPAMNLVEVPITDGGVKFGNSVVPVNREALKTASDKGDRTVTVGVRPEHFDIVEQGGAAAATLSKETADAPAGLAVTVNVVEELGADGYVYGSAKVGEDIKDLVVRVSGRAVPEKGSTLHVVPRAGETHVFSTSTGERLTD; from the coding sequence ATGGCCACTGTCTCGTTCAACAAGGCGACCCGCATCTACCCGGGTGGCGACAAGCCCGCCGTCGACCAGCTTGAGCTCGACGTCGCGGACGGCGAGTTCCTCGTCCTCGTCGGTCCCTCCGGCTGCGGAAAGTCCACCTCCCTGCGGATGCTCGCGGGTCTTGAGGACGTCAACGGCGGTTCCATCCACATCGGTGACCGCGACGTCACGCACCTGCCGCCCAAGGACCGGGACATCGCCATGGTGTTCCAGAACTACGCGCTGTACCCGCACATGACGGTCGCGGACAACATGGGCTTCGCGCTCAAGATCGCCGGCATCAACAAGGCCGAGATCCGCCAGAAGGTCGAGGACGCGGCGAAGATCCTCGACCTCACCGAGTACCTCGGCCGCAAGCCGAAGGCCCTCTCCGGCGGTCAGCGCCAGCGTGTCGCCATGGGCCGCGCCATCGTGCGTGAGCCCCAGGTGTTCCTCATGGACGAGCCGCTGTCGAACCTCGACGCCAAGCTCCGTGTCTCGACCCGTACGCAGATCGCGTCGCTGCAGCGCCGCCTCGGCATCACCACGGTGTACGTGACCCACGACCAGGTCGAGGCCATGACGATGGGCGACCGCGTGGCGGTCCTCAAGGACGGTCTGCTCCAGCAGGTCGACTCGCCGCGCAACATGTACGACCGCCCGGCGAACCTCTTCGTGGCCGGCTTCATCGGCTCCCCGGCCATGAACCTGGTCGAGGTCCCGATCACCGACGGCGGCGTGAAGTTCGGCAACAGCGTGGTGCCCGTCAACCGCGAGGCCCTCAAGACCGCCTCCGACAAGGGTGACCGTACGGTCACGGTCGGTGTCCGTCCCGAGCACTTCGACATCGTCGAGCAGGGCGGCGCCGCCGCCGCGACCCTGTCGAAGGAGACCGCGGACGCCCCGGCCGGCCTCGCCGTCACCGTGAACGTCGTCGAGGAGCTCGGCGCCGACGGTTACGTCTACGGCAGCGCCAAGGTCGGCGAAGACATCAAGGACCTGGTCGTCCGCGTCAGCGGCCGCGCGGTCCCGGAGAAGGGCTCGACGCTGCACGTCGTGCCGCGCGCGGGCGAGACCCACGTGTTCTCGACCTCCACCGGTGAGCGCCTCACCGACTGA